Proteins encoded by one window of Brienomyrus brachyistius isolate T26 chromosome 1, BBRACH_0.4, whole genome shotgun sequence:
- the LOC125742303 gene encoding proteasome subunit alpha type-7, producing the protein MASRYDRAITVFSPDGHLFQVEYAQEAVKKGSTAVGIRGKDIVVLGVEKKSVAKLQEERTVRKICALDEHVCMAFAGLTADARIVINRARVECQSHRLTVEDPVTVEYITRYIATLKQRYTQSNGRRPFGISALIVGFDYDGTPRLYQTDPSGTYHAWKANAIGRSAKTVREFLEKNYTDEAIGTDNDAIKLAIKALLEVVQSGGKNIELAVIRRNQPLKILESKEIETLVAEIEKEKEEEAEKKKQKKAT; encoded by the exons ATGGCTTCTAGGTATGATAGGGCTATCACGGTTTTTTCGCCGGATGGCCATCTTTTCCAGGTGGAATATGCACAGGAGGCCGTGAAGAAGGGCTCTACTGCG GTGGGAATTAGAGGGAAAGATATTGTTGTTCTCGGAGTTGAGAAGAAATCTGTTGCAAAGCTGCAAGAGGAGAGAACAGTCCGGAAGATCTGTGCACTGGATGAACATGTCTGCATGGCATTTGCTG GATTGACAGCGGATGCTCGTATTGTGATTAACCGGGCAAGAGTGGAGTGCCAGAGTCACAGGCTGACAGTGGAGGATCCTGTTACAGTGGAGTACATTACGCGTTACATTGCTACTCTCAAACAG CGCTACACGCAGAGCAATGGCCGGAGACCATTTGGAATTTCGGCCTTGATCGTGGGCTTCGACTACGATGGAACTCCACGGCTGTATCAGACCGACCCTTCTGGAACATACCATGCGTGGAAG GCAAATGCAATCGGCCGCAGTGCCAAGACCGTTAGGGAGTTTCTGGAGAAAAACTATACCGATGAAGCCATTGGGACTGACAACGACGCCATAAAGCTTGCTATTAAAGCTTTGCTTGAG GTTGTACAGTCTGGTGGGAAAAATATTGAATTGGCAGTGATCAGGAGGAATCAGCCTTTGAAG ATTTTGGAGTCTAAAGAAATAGAAACTCTGGTGGCTGAGATagagaaggagaaggaggaagaggctgAGAAAAAGAAGCAGAAGAAAGCCACATAA